One window of Zalophus californianus isolate mZalCal1 chromosome 3, mZalCal1.pri.v2, whole genome shotgun sequence genomic DNA carries:
- the LOC113920260 gene encoding LOW QUALITY PROTEIN: cyclic AMP-dependent transcription factor ATF-1-like (The sequence of the model RefSeq protein was modified relative to this genomic sequence to represent the inferred CDS: inserted 1 base in 1 codon), which yields MEDSHKSHTLEAELQPGSTVQGARISHIAQQVSSLSESEESQDTSDSTGSSQKAHRILARHPSYKKNLKDXSEDTRGRKGDRENPGVSAVTSMSVPTPIYQTSSGQYIAIAPDGALQLASPGTDGVQGLQTLTMTNSGSTQQGTTILQYAQTSDGQQILVPSNQVVVQTASGDMQTYQICTTPSAPSLPQTVVMATPVTLMSQTATTGDPQLKREIRLMKNRFNAVPSKTQTAAQCRRKKKEYVKCLENRVAVLENQNKTLIEELKTLKDLYFNKSV from the exons ATGGAAGATTCCCACAAGAGTCACACTTTAGAGGCAGAGCTGCAGCCTGGTTCAACAGTTCAGGGAGCTCGTATTTCTCATATTGCTCAACAGGTATCATCTTTATCAGAAAGTGAGGAGTCTCAGGACACGTCAGACAGTACAGGCTCCTCACAGAAAGCCCACAGGATTCTAGCACGGCACCcatcttacaaaaaaaatttgaaag ctTCTGAAGATACACGGGgcagaaaaggagacagagaaaacccTGGAGTTTCTGCTGTCACTTCTATGTCTGTTCCAACTCCCATCTATCAAACTAGCAGTGGACAGTACATTGCCATTGCCCCAGATGGAGCCTTACAACTGGCCAGTCCAGGCACAGATGGAGTACAGGGACTTCAGACATTAACCATGACAAATTCAGGCAGTACTCAGCAAGGTACAACAATTCTCCAGTATGCCCAGACCTCTGATGGACAGCAAATACTTGTGCCCAGCAACCAGGTGGTTGTACAAACTGCATCAGGAGATATGCAGACATACCAGATCTGTACCACACCATCAGCTCCTTCGCTGCCCCAGACTGTGGTAATGGCGACCCCTGTGACTCTCATGTCTCAAACAGCTACGACAGGTGACCCCcagctgaaaagagaaataaggcTGATGAAAAACAGATTCAATGCAGTTCCAAGCAAAACCCAAACAG CTGCTCAATGTcgcagaaagaagaaagagtatgTGAAATGCCTGGAAAATCGAGTTGCAGTCttggaaaatcaaaacaaaactctaatAGAAGAGTTAAAAACTCTGAAGGATCTTTATTTCAATAAAAGTGTttga